The Leptospira sp. WS39.C2 genome contains a region encoding:
- a CDS encoding ribonuclease D: MTQKRSTIKPVVLQGDLNEDFFEAFKKDDRLAVDCEMMGLNPRRDRLCVVQISDSKNKVALVQILPGQKEAPHIQKLFESKDITKIFHFARMDMTFLRARLGIKVQNVFCTKIASKLARTYTDKHGLKELIREFFEENIDKKNQSSDWGKKILTKDQVDYASTDVRFLISLESTLTEMMIRENRFAIAEKCFGFLETQVELDLLEVYNLFEH; this comes from the coding sequence ATGACCCAAAAACGTTCAACTATAAAACCAGTCGTTTTACAAGGAGATCTAAACGAAGATTTTTTTGAAGCATTTAAAAAAGATGACCGGTTAGCAGTGGATTGTGAAATGATGGGGCTCAATCCCAGAAGGGACAGGCTATGTGTCGTTCAAATATCCGATTCTAAAAATAAAGTCGCTCTCGTACAAATCCTCCCTGGCCAAAAAGAAGCCCCTCACATCCAAAAATTATTCGAATCAAAAGACATTACCAAAATATTCCATTTTGCTCGAATGGACATGACCTTCCTTCGCGCAAGGCTCGGAATCAAAGTACAAAATGTATTTTGTACAAAAATCGCAAGTAAACTTGCACGTACATATACCGATAAACACGGGTTAAAGGAACTGATCCGAGAATTTTTTGAAGAAAACATCGATAAAAAAAACCAAAGTTCGGATTGGGGTAAAAAAATCCTCACGAAAGACCAAGTGGATTATGCTTCGACTGATGTACGGTTTTTGATTTCTCTTGAATCCACTTTAACGGAGATGATGATCCGAGAAAATCGATTTGCCATTGCTGAAAAATGTTTTGGATTTTTAGAAACACAAGTGGAACTTGATTTACTCGAAGTATACAATTTATTCGAACATTGA
- a CDS encoding putative glycoside hydrolase produces the protein MKPLFSFLLLFVFVSCQSISQTKGQERSGSVNEPPEFIEGLYINTKTIRDKKRWTLLFQVMKDAGMNTAVVDMQPHPPTPEQVAEAKTLGIYMVARVVNFEGGLTEKTPNTSLMASIQKSIRKACELGFPEIQLDYIRYADGGTNFSMSYEKRYESILGIIKDHKEKTKSSCPSGTKWTADVFGRVPFIENDVIGQKVEPFSEELDGLYPMLYPSHFYGLTKRVADPYGTIKDGLDLTVKRAKQGTKAIAWVQGFNMMVGPSKLTYTDYIKVQMQGARDSQGHGFIVWNAGNEYLETMNAYEKYKKEPTPNQNNQTKNE, from the coding sequence ATGAAACCACTATTTTCATTTCTCTTATTATTTGTATTTGTCTCTTGCCAATCCATTTCCCAGACCAAGGGCCAAGAAAGATCTGGTTCCGTAAACGAACCTCCTGAATTCATAGAAGGACTTTACATCAATACCAAAACCATTCGAGATAAAAAACGTTGGACCCTACTCTTCCAAGTGATGAAAGACGCTGGGATGAATACGGCTGTTGTGGATATGCAACCCCATCCTCCAACTCCCGAACAAGTAGCTGAAGCCAAAACACTTGGGATTTATATGGTAGCACGAGTGGTAAACTTTGAAGGTGGACTCACAGAAAAGACACCAAACACAAGTTTAATGGCATCCATACAAAAATCAATCCGCAAAGCTTGTGAATTGGGTTTTCCTGAAATCCAACTCGATTACATTCGTTATGCTGATGGTGGAACTAACTTCAGCATGAGTTATGAAAAACGTTATGAGTCGATTTTAGGTATCATTAAAGACCATAAGGAAAAAACAAAAAGCAGTTGTCCAAGTGGTACCAAATGGACGGCCGATGTTTTTGGAAGGGTGCCTTTTATCGAAAACGATGTGATTGGCCAAAAAGTAGAACCATTTAGCGAGGAACTGGATGGCCTTTATCCTATGCTCTATCCATCACATTTTTATGGACTGACCAAACGTGTTGCAGATCCTTATGGAACCATAAAAGATGGACTCGATTTAACTGTGAAACGAGCCAAACAAGGAACAAAAGCCATCGCCTGGGTACAAGGTTTTAATATGATGGTAGGTCCAAGTAAATTAACTTATACTGATTACATCAAAGTACAAATGCAAGGAGCAAGAGACTCCCAAGGTCACGGATTTATTGTATGGAACGCAGGAAACGAATACTTAGAAACCATGAATGCGTATGAAAAATATAAAAAAGAACCAACCCCGAATCAAAATAACCAGACCAAAAATGAGTAA
- a CDS encoding putative lipoprotein, with amino-acid sequence MRSLKVFTLISAMVVFIAVNNCSILDSASGSVSRLGVSVSDSTSALVKSISKSISSISESEKEKAMNEYKEDIIASVALQIRYENQKQELENQLSLIAKKHGVVAWRSNPSTYIAIGQGLKQANLTPSEMKLVTEDVAKQNVTVAKLVSKGYNL; translated from the coding sequence ATGCGTTCCTTAAAAGTGTTTACTTTGATTTCGGCAATGGTTGTGTTCATTGCGGTTAACAATTGTTCTATTTTAGATTCTGCTTCAGGAAGTGTAAGCAGATTAGGAGTTTCCGTTTCTGATTCCACTTCTGCACTTGTGAAATCAATTTCAAAAAGTATTTCTTCTATTTCTGAAAGTGAAAAAGAAAAAGCGATGAATGAATACAAAGAAGACATCATTGCAAGTGTTGCCCTTCAAATTCGATATGAAAACCAAAAACAAGAATTGGAAAACCAACTATCCTTAATTGCTAAAAAACATGGCGTAGTTGCGTGGAGATCCAATCCTTCTACATACATCGCCATCGGACAAGGTTTAAAACAAGCAAACCTAACTCCTTCTGAAATGAAATTAGTTACAGAAGATGTTGCAAAACAAAACGTAACAGTTGCTAAACTCGTATCAAAAGGATACAATTTATAA
- a CDS encoding lipase secretion chaperone has product MDFKKIILIIILFFVLFLSLLYFLNSNDSKIGSNQTLSPEEQMVSDRISPLGNGEGFWDEAISPFREDRTKPYLELLDDLKSGKINFVWEVWALRRKCKPDFTPDQCNATILAYIDSEYDSPDKEKVKDLFVSYFRYEEEYRKWEQPSDLPFLELYEKIKSKRKEILSDKAELIFGMEEAQVSFLEGTNNFLKQTNNVPTEQRVKQFEDFKKRTYGNYYDSLVSREDKFDHYQMEMSLREKELNSINDPKEKEKYLLKIETKYFGKEKAENLANERKKESKLSESISTYESKEKEFLKENANLSQVEKDKKLKDLRIQILGSEEEADAYLRRKNIEEAGK; this is encoded by the coding sequence ATGGATTTTAAAAAAATTATTCTCATCATCATTCTTTTCTTTGTACTTTTCTTAAGTTTACTTTATTTTCTAAACTCCAATGATTCAAAAATTGGATCTAATCAAACACTCTCTCCAGAAGAACAAATGGTGTCGGATCGAATTTCTCCTTTGGGCAATGGAGAAGGATTTTGGGATGAAGCCATTTCACCTTTTCGGGAAGATCGGACAAAACCGTATTTAGAATTACTCGATGATTTGAAATCGGGGAAAATTAATTTTGTTTGGGAAGTTTGGGCATTACGCCGCAAATGTAAACCTGACTTTACACCTGACCAGTGTAATGCGACAATCCTTGCTTATATTGATTCCGAATACGATTCTCCAGACAAAGAAAAGGTAAAAGATCTTTTTGTTTCTTACTTTCGATACGAAGAAGAATATAGAAAATGGGAACAACCTTCAGACCTTCCATTTTTAGAATTATACGAAAAAATCAAATCAAAACGAAAGGAAATTCTTTCCGACAAAGCAGAATTGATATTTGGAATGGAAGAAGCACAGGTTTCTTTTTTAGAAGGGACAAACAATTTTCTAAAACAAACTAACAATGTTCCAACAGAACAAAGGGTCAAACAGTTTGAAGATTTTAAGAAAAGAACCTATGGAAATTATTATGATTCTTTAGTGTCTAGAGAAGATAAATTTGACCATTACCAAATGGAAATGTCTCTGCGAGAGAAAGAATTAAATTCAATCAATGATCCAAAGGAAAAAGAAAAATACCTTTTGAAGATTGAAACAAAATATTTTGGAAAAGAAAAAGCAGAGAACTTGGCAAATGAGAGGAAAAAAGAATCCAAACTTTCTGAATCCATATCTACTTATGAATCCAAAGAAAAAGAATTTTTGAAAGAAAATGCAAATCTTTCCCAAGTAGAGAAAGATAAAAAATTAAAAGATCTTCGTATCCAAATCTTAGGATCGGAGGAAGAAGCGGATGCTTATTTAAGGAGAAAGAATATAGAGGAAGCAGGGAAATAA
- a CDS encoding SpoIIE family protein phosphatase yields MSEYSFKPEILIIDDDTEICETLELIVNGLGYFVRYFTNPLQGLEYFEREKNPIVFLDVNMPQTSGLEVLPKIKAIDSKTQVLMMTGEHDIQTVVSSLYHRASDFILKPFHTKSIEAAISRAFEYYNFLKDKESMDESIKRDLRLAAKIQSKTMNLPTLKKKIYSEIKPVSFVSGDFFQVLPLDENRTLILMGDIEGHGVTSGLIAILMTTIHKELARTTTIAPSELLSRLNRELCNEIGTHSMTAISIIVNHLEKKITYARGGHPFPIVFQKDSRAPMILQDQSGQILGILKDMEFAENQTQVDVGDILFLYSDGLLASSTHPLVQTLVQLPGGDNRIDAMKTEISNYIQYLETSSKASDDISYLLLEI; encoded by the coding sequence ATGTCCGAATATTCTTTTAAGCCTGAAATTCTCATCATAGATGATGATACTGAAATCTGTGAAACTTTAGAATTGATTGTAAATGGTTTAGGATACTTTGTACGGTATTTTACAAATCCCTTACAAGGATTAGAATACTTCGAAAGGGAAAAAAATCCTATAGTTTTCTTAGATGTAAACATGCCACAAACATCTGGTTTGGAAGTTTTACCAAAAATCAAAGCAATCGATTCAAAAACCCAAGTGTTAATGATGACGGGAGAACATGACATTCAAACTGTTGTTTCTTCTTTGTACCATAGAGCATCTGATTTTATATTAAAACCATTTCATACTAAATCAATTGAAGCTGCGATTTCAAGAGCATTTGAGTATTATAATTTTCTAAAAGACAAAGAGTCAATGGATGAATCGATCAAACGTGATCTAAGGCTTGCTGCCAAAATTCAGTCAAAAACAATGAATTTGCCAACTTTGAAAAAGAAAATTTATTCTGAAATCAAACCAGTCAGTTTTGTCTCAGGTGATTTTTTCCAAGTATTACCACTCGATGAAAACAGAACCTTAATCCTGATGGGAGATATTGAAGGTCATGGTGTGACATCTGGACTCATTGCAATTCTTATGACGACCATTCATAAAGAACTGGCTCGGACAACAACAATAGCGCCATCAGAGTTATTGTCTCGGTTAAATCGCGAATTGTGTAACGAAATTGGTACTCATAGTATGACAGCGATTAGTATCATCGTCAATCATCTTGAGAAAAAAATTACTTATGCAAGGGGTGGTCATCCCTTTCCAATTGTATTCCAAAAAGACAGTCGTGCCCCTATGATTTTACAGGACCAATCTGGCCAAATTTTAGGGATACTAAAGGATATGGAGTTTGCGGAAAACCAAACCCAAGTAGATGTTGGAGACATTCTATTTTTGTATTCGGATGGACTTCTTGCATCTAGCACACATCCCCTTGTGCAAACTTTAGTCCAATTGCCAGGTGGTGACAATCGAATTGATGCAATGAAAACTGAAATATCGAATTACATCCAATATTTGGAAACATCATCTAAAGCATCGGATGACATATCCTATTTGCTTCTAGAGATTTAA
- a CDS encoding dolichyl-phosphate-mannose--protein mannosyltransferase, whose translation MNYLFLYLPYFLLFLLALFPTRLWFLPGEKTTYLLIFVFFMFLQTIFLIGIKKKFLVESKIRKFLPPNWIIASFYFLFMLCYPILNRSWGDGILLLETNLLETKLFGFQFTLDEILESILHSKLTTILPYFQLEEDPIFSYSIFSYLVGVFFLFGFLFLGKNKPRDLSILILLSSGGILLTFGYAENYTLVSAAHLFLYLFLNKFSKNKEDNDILLYGSTIIVALSMLFHLVSGYLVVYLVYLWIYHSPKEKKIKHLLICTILGSSILFPWFLYFSVFHDPTVDKNSTHLIHPPFYPIKRWFSANHFKEILSVVYWNVFFSVYYLIYQWKFQKNSWNQFRNQPNHKLLLVVIFSFFLHGFFHNPQLGFPADWDLMGFYWLPITFLAFLYWKENPTISMEWIPLLLCCVTLVMVSAMELSKSNAKDDLVWQITKKAITTYTNQNQTFIQSLPKEDKKFFAKGDFLFFKGEYITKQLCDFSEKESLIQSMKLHRKHWREGFLNGTFKSKEKLNLFLTDATKTNVLYLKSLEANRICHPML comes from the coding sequence ATGAATTATTTATTTCTATATTTACCATACTTTTTGTTATTCCTGTTGGCCCTTTTTCCCACCAGACTTTGGTTTCTGCCAGGCGAAAAAACTACTTATCTTTTGATTTTTGTATTCTTTATGTTTCTACAAACAATATTCCTAATTGGGATCAAAAAAAAATTCCTAGTAGAATCTAAGATCAGAAAATTTTTACCACCTAACTGGATCATTGCGAGTTTTTATTTTTTATTTATGTTGTGTTACCCAATCCTCAATCGGAGTTGGGGTGATGGGATTTTGTTACTCGAAACCAATCTTTTAGAAACAAAACTTTTCGGATTTCAATTCACCTTAGATGAAATATTGGAAAGTATTTTGCATAGCAAACTCACTACAATCCTTCCCTATTTCCAACTAGAAGAAGATCCGATTTTTTCTTATTCGATTTTTTCCTATCTTGTAGGAGTATTCTTTTTGTTTGGATTTTTGTTTTTGGGAAAAAACAAACCAAGAGATTTATCCATTCTAATTTTACTTTCTTCAGGTGGAATTTTACTCACGTTTGGTTACGCTGAAAATTATACATTAGTTTCGGCGGCACACTTATTTTTATATTTATTCCTAAATAAATTTTCAAAAAATAAAGAGGACAATGATATTCTCTTGTATGGAAGCACTATCATTGTCGCATTATCGATGTTATTCCATCTAGTTTCAGGATACTTGGTAGTTTATCTTGTGTATTTATGGATTTACCACTCACCAAAAGAGAAAAAAATCAAACATTTGCTAATTTGTACAATTCTTGGTTCTTCCATCCTTTTCCCATGGTTTTTGTATTTTAGTGTCTTCCATGATCCAACAGTGGATAAAAATAGCACCCATCTCATCCACCCACCTTTTTATCCGATCAAACGATGGTTTTCGGCAAATCACTTCAAAGAGATTTTATCGGTAGTGTATTGGAATGTTTTTTTCTCTGTTTATTATTTAATCTACCAATGGAAATTCCAGAAAAACTCTTGGAACCAGTTTCGCAACCAACCGAATCACAAACTTTTGTTAGTGGTCATTTTTTCTTTTTTCCTACATGGTTTTTTTCATAACCCACAATTAGGATTCCCTGCTGATTGGGATCTCATGGGATTTTACTGGTTACCAATTACATTTTTGGCATTTTTGTATTGGAAAGAGAATCCAACAATTTCAATGGAATGGATCCCACTCCTCCTTTGTTGTGTAACTTTAGTTATGGTATCTGCGATGGAACTCTCAAAATCTAATGCCAAAGATGATTTGGTTTGGCAAATAACAAAAAAAGCAATCACAACATATACAAACCAAAATCAAACTTTTATTCAAAGTTTACCAAAAGAGGATAAAAAGTTTTTTGCAAAAGGTGATTTTCTTTTTTTTAAAGGAGAATACATCACCAAACAGTTGTGTGATTTTAGTGAAAAAGAATCCCTCATCCAATCAATGAAACTTCATCGTAAACACTGGAGAGAAGGATTTTTAAATGGAACTTTTAAATCAAAAGAAAAACTTAATCTATTTCTAACAGATGCGACAAAAACGAACGTATTGTATCTTAAATCTCTAGAAGCAAATAGGATATGTCATCCGATGCTTTAG
- a CDS encoding esterase/lipase family protein — MKKKIAIGFLATLLSIPTSGLFAGPLDGQCIALVHGILGFDDTQGLAGGLVKYWGGLDGYLRSQGAKVTTPGSSATNSIPTRASQIQSSVNTWMTANGCSKVHLMGHSQGGLVIRYMVSNLGFSGKTQTVTTINSLHQGAPMADIVLAVIPGWLQPFANSALSLLAKLVYRDGRPQDVIAMGKSLTVSYVKTFNANSPNKSGIKYYSYGSQMAWADLIQHPIMALTHPITWAGGLFYGLGGGNDGVVPLNSQKWGAWKGTPSSYWFATGIDHLQATNLAWSGQNFFDVQGWYLNIAKNAKAGL; from the coding sequence ATGAAAAAGAAAATTGCGATTGGGTTTTTAGCGACCCTTCTCTCCATCCCCACATCAGGTTTGTTTGCTGGTCCTTTGGATGGCCAATGCATCGCCCTCGTACACGGGATCCTTGGTTTTGACGACACACAAGGGCTCGCTGGTGGTCTTGTAAAATATTGGGGAGGCCTTGATGGATACCTTCGAAGCCAAGGTGCAAAAGTAACTACACCTGGAAGTTCTGCAACTAATTCCATTCCAACTCGTGCAAGCCAAATCCAATCTTCAGTCAATACTTGGATGACAGCAAACGGTTGTTCTAAGGTTCATTTGATGGGCCATAGCCAAGGTGGACTTGTCATTCGTTATATGGTTTCCAATTTAGGTTTCTCTGGAAAAACACAAACTGTCACAACCATTAACTCACTCCACCAGGGAGCTCCAATGGCTGATATCGTTCTCGCTGTGATCCCAGGATGGTTACAACCTTTCGCAAACTCAGCTCTTAGCCTACTTGCAAAATTGGTATACCGTGATGGTCGCCCACAAGATGTAATTGCGATGGGAAAATCACTAACTGTTAGTTATGTGAAAACATTCAACGCTAACTCTCCCAACAAATCAGGAATCAAATACTATTCTTACGGTAGCCAAATGGCTTGGGCTGACCTCATCCAACACCCGATTATGGCACTCACTCACCCAATCACTTGGGCTGGTGGATTGTTTTATGGTTTAGGGGGAGGTAATGACGGAGTGGTTCCACTCAATTCCCAAAAATGGGGAGCTTGGAAAGGAACTCCTTCTTCCTACTGGTTTGCAACTGGAATTGACCACCTCCAAGCAACAAACTTGGCATGGAGTGGACAAAACTTTTTTGATGTGCAAGGTTGGTACTTAAACATCGCAAAAAATGCAAAAGCTGGATTATAA
- the radA gene encoding DNA repair protein RadA: MAKKQLPQYQCKACGDTFSRWAGKCPSCGEWNQIEEVSNTSQGRFDSPVSLKPRDRKYTEPKSIGSVVSDAHTRTQTGFSELDLVLGGGIVPGSLVLVGGEPGVGKSTLVLEIAKNIADQGKVLYISGEESASQIGLRAKRMGVSSENILLSSEVYVENISQMITDLEPKVVFIDSIQTILKESLVNQAGTITQLRESSQIFLETAKRTSVPIFLIGHITKEGQIAGPKVLEHLVDTVLYFEGDRFNYYRILRAVKNRFGAVGDTAIFEMVLGGLKQVLDRHRLFISPETEERSGSVLSSVMEGSRAISVEVQALVTKSAFGQARRMAEGLDNRRVILLSAVIEKYLGLPLSESDIFSNLAGGLSVDEPSLDLAITASIVSSFRDKPISRETGYLGEVGLSGEVRSVGQISLRIKELAGIGISHIYIPHGNWKEVDGMFPSIKLSPIKHLQELGL, encoded by the coding sequence ATGGCAAAAAAACAACTCCCTCAATACCAATGTAAGGCCTGCGGAGATACATTTAGTCGGTGGGCAGGCAAATGCCCATCGTGTGGTGAATGGAACCAAATTGAAGAAGTCTCTAACACTTCCCAAGGAAGGTTCGATTCCCCAGTTTCTTTAAAACCAAGGGACAGAAAGTATACAGAACCAAAATCCATTGGCTCCGTTGTGAGTGACGCTCACACAAGAACACAAACAGGATTTAGCGAACTTGATTTGGTTCTTGGTGGAGGGATTGTTCCAGGAAGTTTGGTGTTAGTCGGAGGCGAACCAGGTGTGGGAAAATCCACCTTGGTATTGGAAATTGCAAAAAACATTGCAGACCAAGGAAAAGTTTTGTACATCTCAGGAGAAGAGTCAGCTTCTCAGATTGGACTTCGTGCCAAACGAATGGGAGTTTCTTCGGAGAATATCCTACTCTCTTCCGAAGTGTATGTTGAAAACATTTCCCAAATGATTACGGACTTAGAACCAAAAGTAGTTTTTATTGATTCCATCCAAACCATTTTAAAAGAAAGCCTGGTGAACCAAGCAGGTACCATCACCCAACTTAGAGAATCTTCTCAGATTTTTTTAGAGACCGCCAAACGTACGTCAGTTCCCATTTTTCTCATTGGACATATCACAAAAGAAGGACAAATTGCAGGGCCAAAAGTATTGGAACATTTGGTGGATACTGTATTGTATTTTGAAGGTGATCGCTTTAATTATTACCGCATTTTACGTGCTGTAAAAAATCGATTTGGGGCAGTTGGAGATACAGCTATCTTTGAGATGGTGCTAGGTGGACTCAAACAAGTCCTCGACCGGCATAGACTTTTCATCTCACCGGAAACGGAAGAGCGATCTGGGAGTGTTCTCTCTTCTGTGATGGAAGGATCCCGTGCCATTAGTGTCGAAGTACAAGCACTCGTTACCAAATCTGCGTTTGGCCAAGCAAGGCGTATGGCAGAAGGCCTCGATAACCGCCGTGTGATTTTACTTTCTGCTGTGATAGAAAAATATTTGGGTCTTCCCCTTTCCGAGTCAGATATTTTTAGCAATTTGGCAGGTGGACTCAGTGTGGATGAACCAAGTTTAGACCTCGCCATCACTGCCTCCATAGTTTCTTCCTTTCGAGACAAACCAATCTCGCGTGAAACTGGTTACCTCGGAGAAGTAGGACTCTCTGGGGAAGTGAGAAGTGTAGGCCAAATCAGTTTGCGCATCAAAGAACTCGCGGGGATTGGGATCAGTCATATTTATATCCCACATGGCAATTGGAAAGAAGTGGATGGTATGTTTCCTTCCATCAAACTTTCCCCCATAAAACATTTACAAGAATTGGGTTTATAG
- a CDS encoding glycoside hydrolase family 36 protein — MKIQYRVHNSVTISNFLPVKAGVFQSECKKFELLLSTTKDSKLGTVLSPKLIWRENTRPEVGFSVDHLELELTDLPKGNGFDLFQHGYQSWSISRKVDHSDLDRPPLLAFLKYSQENVYSKNESKQGKFISEYLTLLYNKENQNGVLYAPLEAGEFGTKFEVVFGNEGNVTSVKVIYDIFCLPDLRPNTKLNISKIKVLFFKGSPETKLLKYFEELGKKEGPNNLPKKVPTGWCSWYYYYTNIDQKTILENLTKVRELNLPFEFFQIDDGYQKEIGDWLLPNDKFPGGMRILADEIKRVGLKPGIWLAPFLVRKKSEFFRKYPEAILKDQNGKPVPALYQPLWGSGYTYALDITHPTALSYLEKVFSTLVKEWGYPYLKLDFLYAGLLPGDVYDKTLSPQARYQNALKLIRKVVGKNTFLLGCGAPMLPSIGFFDGMRISCDVAPFWNPERLRIFLKDRNALCTKKALINDITRSSMHRHLWLNDPDCLLVRKKKNKMNEAQTKLMASVMAVSGGMLLVSDDLTKLEMDRLDLLKKAFQLNRECQAYTPIPLGIFENEFPLALYNPGGYLGIWNPTEEEKTVRIQLPPGVKTKAPFLDFWTGTRVELQPVEGGFETTLPAFGSVVVSV; from the coding sequence ATGAAAATTCAATATAGAGTTCATAATTCCGTCACCATTTCCAATTTCCTCCCTGTGAAAGCAGGTGTATTCCAATCCGAATGTAAAAAATTCGAACTTTTACTGAGTACAACAAAGGACTCAAAACTAGGTACTGTGCTAAGCCCAAAATTGATTTGGAGAGAAAACACTAGGCCAGAAGTTGGGTTTTCTGTTGACCACCTTGAGTTAGAACTCACTGACCTTCCCAAAGGGAATGGGTTTGATCTCTTCCAACACGGATACCAATCTTGGTCTATCTCAAGAAAAGTGGATCATTCTGATCTGGATCGGCCTCCTCTTTTAGCTTTCTTAAAATATTCCCAAGAAAATGTGTATTCTAAAAACGAATCAAAGCAGGGAAAATTTATCTCCGAATACCTCACCCTTCTTTATAACAAAGAAAACCAAAATGGTGTATTATACGCACCACTAGAGGCTGGTGAATTTGGAACCAAGTTTGAGGTTGTATTTGGAAATGAAGGGAATGTAACTTCCGTTAAAGTTATTTACGATATATTTTGTTTACCTGATTTACGTCCGAATACAAAACTCAATATTTCAAAAATCAAAGTATTGTTTTTTAAAGGTTCACCTGAGACAAAGTTATTAAAATACTTTGAAGAACTAGGAAAAAAAGAAGGTCCAAACAATTTACCTAAAAAAGTTCCTACGGGTTGGTGTTCCTGGTATTATTATTATACCAATATCGACCAAAAAACTATTTTAGAAAATCTAACAAAAGTTAGAGAACTAAACCTTCCTTTTGAGTTTTTCCAAATTGATGATGGGTACCAAAAAGAAATTGGGGATTGGCTCCTACCCAATGATAAATTCCCAGGTGGGATGCGTATCCTTGCTGACGAAATCAAACGAGTTGGACTTAAACCCGGGATATGGCTTGCCCCTTTCCTAGTCAGAAAAAAATCGGAATTTTTCCGAAAGTACCCAGAAGCCATTTTGAAAGACCAAAATGGAAAACCAGTACCTGCCTTATACCAACCACTTTGGGGAAGTGGGTATACGTATGCACTCGATATCACGCATCCAACAGCTTTATCGTATCTAGAAAAAGTGTTTAGTACCCTTGTCAAAGAATGGGGTTATCCGTATCTAAAACTCGACTTTTTGTATGCTGGATTATTACCAGGTGATGTGTATGATAAAACGTTATCACCACAAGCACGTTACCAAAATGCACTAAAACTTATTCGTAAAGTTGTTGGTAAAAATACTTTTTTACTTGGATGTGGCGCGCCCATGTTGCCTTCCATTGGATTTTTTGATGGAATGAGGATCTCATGTGATGTGGCTCCGTTTTGGAATCCAGAACGTTTGCGTATCTTTTTAAAAGATAGAAATGCTCTTTGTACAAAAAAAGCTCTCATCAATGACATTACAAGGTCATCCATGCATAGGCATTTGTGGCTCAATGATCCGGATTGTTTACTTGTGCGAAAGAAAAAAAACAAAATGAACGAAGCACAAACCAAACTCATGGCATCCGTTATGGCAGTGTCAGGTGGGATGTTACTTGTTTCTGATGATTTGACAAAATTAGAAATGGATCGATTGGATCTCTTAAAAAAAGCATTCCAATTGAATAGAGAATGCCAAGCATACACACCCATTCCTCTCGGTATTTTTGAAAATGAGTTCCCTCTTGCCCTCTACAACCCTGGTGGGTATTTAGGAATTTGGAATCCAACGGAAGAAGAAAAAACGGTTCGGATCCAACTCCCTCCTGGCGTCAAAACCAAGGCTCCTTTTTTGGATTTTTGGACAGGCACAAGAGTGGAATTACAACCTGTCGAGGGTGGCTTTGAAACAACTTTACCAGCTTTTGGTTCTGTTGTGGTATCTGTTTAG